GTCATCATTCTTCGGAAGTGCCAGGCAGGCTTCCTGGAGCACGGTGTCTTCGGTGAAATGGATGTGCTGGGACAAATGGCCGATGGTGTATCCCGACGGCGTTGTGATCGTGCCGGAGTCCTGATGCTCTTCCCCGAGGATCATGCGGAAGAGCGTGGATTTGCCGTGGCCGTTCCTGCCTACGAGCCCGACGCGTTCGCGCGGGTTGACCGTGAAGCTGACGCCGTCGAAGAGCAGTTGTTTGCCGTAGGATTTTTCCAGGTTCGTGATCTGCAGCATGTGTTTTCCTTGCTGATTGATAAATAAAATAATAAGTTGCTAAAACAGCTTAGCATAATAACGCGGGAGCGCAGATATGGCAAATGATATTTTCTTCGGGGCAGGATTATGAATCAGGAAAAAGGGGATATATCCGTTGCAGCGGTGAACCCGCATCTTCGTAAAAAGATATCTCGGCACGGTATTCGTCGAGGGCTACTTTCCGGAGCGCACGGGCCACACATAGAAGTAGTAGTACATCATATCTTCCATGTTCATACCGCTGTCGTACATGGAGTGGTTCCCTACGGTCATAAGCGCGGCATAGGGATACGCATTAGGTTCCCAGTAGCTGTCCGCCTGCACATTGCTGAAGCCCTGTGCAGGATCGTTTAACCAAGAGGCGGATTTTGCCATACCGTCGTTTATAAGGCTTGTCAATTCCTTTCTGCTTGGTATCCGCCAATCGGTCTTGCCGTCCCCGCAGTTGGGATATTTCCCCGCATTTATTCCGGCGACAAAGGCGAGGACGTGCCGCCAGGTAACAGCGCCGTCTCCTGTCTTGCCGTCTTTGTCGAACGACGCGTAGTTTGTCTTGATGCAATTGGCGTCCCTGAGCCACATCAGTCCTGTCTGCTGGTCCACAACCACGCTGCCGGTGATGGGCGATGTGCCGTCGGGATTGGTGAACCTTTGGTTCGGCCGAACTTCGTCGTTCCGCGAGATTCCATCATTACCAGCGCTCTTGCCTGTACTCTGACCGGTCCTGGGCAGGTCCGCTTGTTCAGCATAGACGGGACCCGACATGATAATCGCTGTTACGATTACAGCCATATAATAGATCCTATTTACCACGGTTTCCTCTCGGACTGGGGGTGCGTTTCAGGTTCATGATGTTTTCGGTTTTTTGATCTTCCTCGTTCCCTCATACAGCTCATACTCAAGCAGCCGGCACTCGATCCCGCTGTTAAAGAATTGAAAGGTCCTCGTCGGCTTCAAACTCACCTTTTTGGCGAGACCCGGATTGCCCGTGAACACATAGCCGGTAAATCCCCTGCATTTCTGCTTATAATAATCTCCGATGTCCTTGTACGTGGTTTCGAGTTTCTGGACCTCACCCATCCGTTCACCGTACTCGGGATTCATCACCATGACACCGCCGTTTTCGGGCAGGGGTGTGTCGGAAAAATTGCAGACGCTGAACTCGATGATATGCTCAACGCCGGCGGTGGTCGCGTTCTTCTTCGCTGCTTCGATTGCCTGAGGGCTGATGTCCGTGGCGATGATCTTCCCGGGCAGGCTTTTCTTTGATTCCTTCCGCGTCTTCTCGCGCAGCTCGTTCCAGCGGGCTTCGTTGAAGCCCTTGAGGTGCATGAACCCGAAATTTCCCCTGAGGAGCCCCGGCGCGCGGTCCAGACCGATGAGCGCCGCCTCGATCGCGAGCGTGCCGCTGCCGCACATGGGGTTGATGAAGTTCCCCGAGCCGTTCCAGCCCATGGCAAGCACGACAGCGGCGGCAAGCGTCTCCTGCATGGGTGCTCCCAGCGGGATCTTCCGATAGCCGCGACGCGAGAGCGGTTCTCCCGAGGTGTCGAGATACACCGAACACCGGTCTTCCTTCCAGTAGAGATGCACCACGGACCGGTCTCGTTCGGGGCCGGAGTCGGGCCGTTTCCCGCATTTTTCTTTTATGCGGTCGACAATGGCGTCCTTGCATTTCAGGCTCGCGAAGCGGGAGTCCTTGATCGTGGGGTTCTCAACGCTCGAGGTGATGCAGAGATACCCGTCCTCGGGGATGTGCTGCTCCCACGCGATGTCATGCAAGGCATGATACAGCTCGTCGGCGTTCCTGGCAGTGAATTCCTTGAGCACGAAAAGCACGCGGTGGCCCGTGCGAAGTGAAAGATTCAAACGCATGGCGTCGTCGAGGCTGCCCTCGGTCTCAACGCCGGCGATGTTCTCGGACAGCACCGGGAAGTTCCCGACGATCAGTTCCTGCTTCAGAAAAGGGGGTATGCCTTTGGGGCAGGTGATGAGGATTTTGGATTTGAGCATTTCGGGGGATACAGGAAAAAGTATTTACCGCAAAGGTGCAAAGGCGTTGTTATGCCGGTTACTGAAAATAAGGACCGATTTGTTCGACGTCCTCTGCGTCCTCTGCGGTAAAATAACGGGGTTTACTGGTTTGCCGACGCCATCAGGCGCTCTTTGTCCTTGAAGAGCATGTCGCACTTGTTCAGATAGAGCTTCCTGACGATACCTTTGCCAAAGGTGCTATGGAGTACGATATCACCTACCCGGTATTTTCCGGACATGTCGTATGCACGCTCTTTGCCCTTTGTCTCGGACAGGCTGGTTTCCCACAAGGTTTCGGCTGTTTTCACGGCATCTACCTTCTTTTTCACTGTCCGGGGCTTTTTAACATCCGCGGGGTCCTTGAACTTGTGCACACTGCTGCAGGTCTTGCATTTTACCTTGACGATGGTATCGCCGGTCACGGCCACGATCGCATGATCGAGGTTCAACTTGCACTTGGTGCAGTACGAAGCAATGTTCTCCCCCGCTTTAACTTTTTCGAGCATAGTGTTCTCCTTTTCATTGATTGGAATTATCTGCTTGCAGTGAACTGCGGCTTGTTTGTCGAGAGGGATGATCCGAAGGACCTGTCTGAAACAGACATCTTCTCAACAAGTGGATATTATACACCTTTTTGAAATAAAAAGCGCTATCTCTTTTTGAGGACATGCAGGGCTAAATCATAGCGCATGACAACACCATGAAGGATAAGCAAAAAATCCATGGTTCCGCATGAGCCGCCACCCTACCGCCATTCCGGACGTGCAAGCCTGCCCCATACTTGACACGCGGGAATCCAGCGTTTTGTTTTATCTGGATTCCCGTGAGACAAACGCATCCCCACCCCTGCACCTTCCCTTCAGGGGAAGGGAAACAGGGGATGGGTGTACATTCGGGCATGACGTTACCATAACGGGCGACGTTGACGGGACCGTGGGGGCCAGGCGCATCATCGTTCATCGAATGGGTGGCGCGCAGGGCCCTGTTTTAACCCTCTCTTGAGGACCCGGGCTTTTTTAGTCTTGAAATACATTTTTTATTCTGATAGTATGAGTATGAGCACGTTCAGGAGGCTCATTGCAAAGGGCAGACCTTACAACCAGGGCAGTCGCAGGACTTGTCGATCTACTGCTTATCATCGGCCTGGCAAGACTGCCGGATGTCATCGGTTTTTTGTCCGCGGCAGGATATATCCTCATTCGCGATGGGCTGTTTGATCGCCGCAGCATCGGGAAAAAGCTCATCGGGCTTCGGGTGCTTTCATTGGAGGATTCCGGGCCCTCGGCTACCTACCGGGATTCGATCATCAGGAATGTCCCGATCGTTCTGGCCTATTTCCTCTTTTTAATACCCTACGCGGGCTGGATACTCTGCCCGCTCGCTCTCGGCATGGAAGGCCTTATCGCCCTCGGTGACAGGGGGGGGATGCGGATAGGCGACATGCTGGCAAGGACGCAGGTCGTTCCGGAGGCGCTGGTCCAGGGAGAGAAAAAGCCCGCGCCGGAACAGCGGCCCGAAGCCTCTCCAACTGGCACGAACGGTCCTCTCGACACGCAGCAATAAGTGTTCCCGTTAGGGAAACAAAATTCAGCCACGAAGGACCTCGACGGGTTCAGTCGAGCCGCTCCAAGACTCAAAGAGAACGCGAAGAATTAAGAACTCAGTAAACCACAAACCTCTGCATATCACCTCCACGGCGTGACCCGTGGTTGTCATTCGGTTGCTGCGGTTAGCCCGGTCCTGGATTTTTTTCATCGAAAGGAGTTTCTGAAAACAATGTTTATCAACACTATCATGGGTTGGTTTTCGAACGACATGGCGATCGATCTGGGCACGGCCAACACCCTGGTCTACGTGAAAGGGAAGGGCATCGTCTGCAATGAGCCGTCTGTCGTCGCCATTTCCGTAAAATCCGGGAAGGTGCTCGCCGTGGGTGTGGAGGCCAAACGGATGCTCGGCCGCACGCCCGGCGACATCAAGACGATCCGGCCGATCAAGGACGGCGTCATCTCCGATTTCGACATCACCGGCGAGATGCTGAAGTACTTTATCCGCAAGGTGCACAACCGCAAATCGTTCATGCGGCCCCGCATCGTCATCGGCGTTCCCTCGGGGATCACGCAAGTGGAGCAGCGGGCGGTCAAGGACGCGGCCATCACCTCGGGCGGACGGGACGTCTTCCTCATCGAGGAGCCTGTGGCCGCGGCCATCGGGACGGGGCTGCCCATCTCGGAGCCCTCGGGCAACATGATCGTCGATATCGGCGGCGGAACCACGGACATCGCCGTCATCTCCATGGACGGCGTGGTCTACAGCAAGGCAATCCGCGTGGGCGGCGACAAGATGGATGAGGCGATCATCAACTACATCAAGCGCAAATACAACCTCCT
This DNA window, taken from Nitrospirota bacterium, encodes the following:
- a CDS encoding RDD family protein, translating into MQRADLTTRAVAGLVDLLLIIGLARLPDVIGFLSAAGYILIRDGLFDRRSIGKKLIGLRVLSLEDSGPSATYRDSIIRNVPIVLAYFLFLIPYAGWILCPLALGMEGLIALGDRGGMRIGDMLARTQVVPEALVQGEKKPAPEQRPEASPTGTNGPLDTQQ
- a CDS encoding DUF1566 domain-containing protein — its product is MAVIVTAIIMSGPVYAEQADLPRTGQSTGKSAGNDGISRNDEVRPNQRFTNPDGTSPITGSVVVDQQTGLMWLRDANCIKTNYASFDKDGKTGDGAVTWRHVLAFVAGINAGKYPNCGDGKTDWRIPSRKELTSLINDGMAKSASWLNDPAQGFSNVQADSYWEPNAYPYAALMTVGNHSMYDSGMNMEDMMYYYFYVWPVRSGK
- a CDS encoding rod shape-determining protein gives rise to the protein MFINTIMGWFSNDMAIDLGTANTLVYVKGKGIVCNEPSVVAISVKSGKVLAVGVEAKRMLGRTPGDIKTIRPIKDGVISDFDITGEMLKYFIRKVHNRKSFMRPRIVIGVPSGITQVEQRAVKDAAITSGGRDVFLIEEPVAAAIGTGLPISEPSGNMIVDIGGGTTDIAVISMDGVVYSKAIRVGGDKMDEAIINYIKRKYNLLIGEMMAESIKLEIGSAYKTDNERHTMEIKGRDLVSGIPKTLVLDDDEVRESLSETVSQILNGIKLALENTPPELSADIVDKGIVLAGGGALLKGLDVFLREETSLPIIIAENPLTCVALGAGMVLDDEDILKKVMM
- a CDS encoding class I SAM-dependent RNA methyltransferase, whose amino-acid sequence is MLKSKILITCPKGIPPFLKQELIVGNFPVLSENIAGVETEGSLDDAMRLNLSLRTGHRVLFVLKEFTARNADELYHALHDIAWEQHIPEDGYLCITSSVENPTIKDSRFASLKCKDAIVDRIKEKCGKRPDSGPERDRSVVHLYWKEDRCSVYLDTSGEPLSRRGYRKIPLGAPMQETLAAAVVLAMGWNGSGNFINPMCGSGTLAIEAALIGLDRAPGLLRGNFGFMHLKGFNEARWNELREKTRKESKKSLPGKIIATDISPQAIEAAKKNATTAGVEHIIEFSVCNFSDTPLPENGGVMVMNPEYGERMGEVQKLETTYKDIGDYYKQKCRGFTGYVFTGNPGLAKKVSLKPTRTFQFFNSGIECRLLEYELYEGTRKIKKPKTS